Within the Chiloscyllium punctatum isolate Juve2018m chromosome 37, sChiPun1.3, whole genome shotgun sequence genome, the region GCTTAGACCGAGACAAACTACTTACATATTAAAAAGCCATCCACGAGGAAAGTCTAACGGAAATGTATTCTGTTCATAGATTTTAATTAGAAAGTAAGAGCTTTATGAATCCCATGTTGTGCTTTATTAATTAAGATCTTAAAATTTGCATTATCTCTTGAGACTTAATATCGCAATTTACTCAGTTGGTGTACACGTCGGAGTCTTTATATTGAGAGTTTATGCCTCACTGTGAGTTTGGAATATGCCATCTAGACTGATACTATGAAAGCACTTTGTTTTAGATAATTTGAACAGAGACCTTATTGCTTATTTTGGTGGCTCAAATAGATTTGAAGAATCTTACAATGATACAAAAGCAGGTTTTTTGTTGGGTATCCTGACCTAAGGTCTTTGTTGGTACACAGCAGCATTTTAAATACAAATTTGTGAATAATTGCTGATGTGCTGTTTAAGGAGTCTTGGGTTGGAATGCTTGAGTTTTACAACATTACAATGACTACACTACTATGATGTGCTTTGGGAATCCAAAAGACTTGATAAAGTGCTACACAAGTGCAAGCTCCTCCTATCTGTATGTGTTTTCGCAGTGACCAGAAATTTACTTTGTGTCATTCAGAGCAGGACATTTTTCTTTCCTGATTTTATGTTTTGTAAATGTACGTTCAATTGGTAAACCATTACGTGGAGAGAATAAACAAGTAAGCTGGAGAAACCTGGATCTATTAACTTGCAGCTGGTCACTTATAAAATTATTATTTTTTTGCACATTAATGCGATGGCTTGGTGAGAGTGCACACTGATtaaattatcttttctctttacagattAGCTGACCCATTGTGTGTTATCAGTgcttttctgtttgcattttagTTTTTCAGTTACAGTTTACCTTTTTGGTTTTGCTGTGTAGAGTTTTGAAATTATTAGCAATCGCTGAAGAATCAATATCTCAGCAATCAAATCTTCATCCAAGAAAATGTTGTATGAAGTATAACCAGTTGCTGTCTTTGTTGTAAAGCTTATTTCATAAAAAATTCTGTAATAAATTTTTAATTATTTTTCTTCCAGATTCAGCTCTCAAGAATCAAACCACCATGGGTTGTCAAAGGGCAGCCAACCTATCAGATATGCCCCAGAATCATCACTACAGTTGGAACAGTCAGTCGAGAAAGGACAGGTGCCAGAACACTTGCAGATATCAAAGCCCGTGCTCAACAAGCCAGGGCACAAAGGGAGGCAGCAGCAGCTGCAGCTGCCAGTGTTACAGTGGAAGCAGGGGGAAGGGGTAGTGGTAGTAATGGACCACGGGGCACTGATTCACTCGGACAGAACAACGGAAAAGCAAGAGCTCTTGAACAAACTACAACAAAACATCAGTATAGAGCACAGCTATTCCAAACCTGCTCAACAGATGAACCAGAAAAAaacagtgatggagagaatagTGTTAAGCAAGGTATTATAATTGAGGAGTGTGTGGAAAGTGATCTAATTGACATAACACCAGGTAAATTGGAGACAGATGATATCCAGCAAACTGATTTGGGAGGTGATGCTAATTACACAATAATTAACAGTAAATCACCAGATTTAGTGGTTGATGTGCAAGATTGCAATCAGGTTACTGTTTGTCAACTCAGCGACATTGTGGTTTCTGATGGGCAAACGGACAGTGATGAAACTGAAATTCTTCAAGAGGATCAACCACCTGAAGCATTGAACTTGAGTGCTGACAGAGACAATATCTGTAATGAATCGAGTGAAAAGCTTAAATGTGAAGCAGCAATCGTTACATTTCCTGAAGCTGATAATCCTTTGCATCTACCCTGTGATCAAATCCAGAAGTCTGTAAAAGATAAAACAATTTGCATTGATGAATCTCTTCAAAACTATGGTTTCTCTCGACCAATAGTTGCTGAAACTAAGAATACTGTCGTCCTCAACACTATGGACATCCCTGTTGTGGGGGTGAAAACTGCAGAATCTGATTCATTGCCAAGTAATGAAATGGAAACTAAAGCAAACACTACAGATGTTTTGTCTACCCAATTATCAGGTGAATTTCCAGAAACTGATTTATGTGAACAAGAAGTTAATCGATGCACCGTCAAGGAAATTGAATCTCCATTAATCCATAAAGTAACTTGTTCTCCAACTTTGCAGTCACATGATGAAAATGATAGTGATTGTGCTGAAGTTAATGTAAGTAACCAGCAAGAAATAAGCAAGTTACTGGAGGCTTCAAATGTATCTCATATTGCAGAGAAACAGATGACATCTGTAATAGTGTCAACATGCTCTAATAAGGAACCCAGCCATTCATTAACACAAAAACTTTCTCTCGAGTCTGAGGGGCTTAACTGCTTTGCTTCTGATGATGCAGAATGTGCCCCAGAGCACCTTATGAAACATGAGCAGGCAGTAGCAAATGGCAGGCACCAATCGATAGAATCAGATGTTGCAGTATTAGAGGATGTCTTTGGCCAGCTAGTCAGCAAAAGGCAGCAAAATTCTGGGAGTGACCTGAATATGAATGGCTTGTATTATAAGACTGAAATAGGTAGACAGCTGTCTGATGAAGGTTGTATACAGCCCACAAATGAAAGAATACTGAAAGATGACAGAACCTCTGTTTGTTCTAAAAGTGGTGTAATTGTGGAAAGTTCTGATGTATGCAAAGGGACTAATGATGGTGATCTGCCCAAACATTTACAGATGTTAGAGGATAATCAGCTGCAAAAGGATGGAAGACCAAATGAGTGTCAGAACGAGAAGGCTGAAACTTTGCATAACATGCATCAGACTGTCTCTTTGCTACATCCAAGTGTTGAAAAGCCGAAAAAAGTTGGTAATTTGAATAGGCCACTCTCATCCGTTGAAGTCAATAACCCGTTGGTTACCCAGTTACTTCAGGGCAGCCTTCCTTTAGAGAAGGTTTTGCCACAGTCACATTCTGGTACCAAATTGGAGATAACTAGATTGCTTATACCGCCTCCACTGCTTTCTGAGAACCCACAAGTGAAGCAGGAAAGAAATTTCAGTCAGTTGACTGTTGATGTTCCACAAACAACTGATATCAAAAGTATAATCAGTGGAGTACACAGTGGAATCAAGTTAACTGATTGTCATTTGCATAAAATATTGTCAGGAGATTTTCGAGATTTGTCTCAAAAACGACTTGAACAGATGAAGTCAACTGTATTGCAATCCGGTAAGCAGTATGTGCAATCACAGATGGTCTTGGACAGGGATTGTGCAAGTCTTGGAGATGGTCCAGTTGTACAGGAGCAGCGAAATAGAACACCAGATCTTTCTAAACCTGTTGAAGAGTCTGAAGCCACAACAGAAAAACTAACTCGTGCTTCTTGCAATTTTGAAGATAGCAGCAAAGAACTAATGAAAGTCTCCCCTGGAAATATACACAGTCCCAATGTAAAAAACCCTATAATTAGAAACATGCCTGAGACCTTGAAGAAAATCAGTAGCTCTACCGTGTCTGGCTACTACATTCCAAATACACCTACCTTTTGTAAAAGTTTGGAGGCTCAGAACACAATATTTGGTTCGGTAATAGCTAAAGCGTGCAGTGGAATACCAGGGAGGCAAAAGGTTAGCCATGGTTATTTACATAACACAGTTGTTGTGCAAAATGATGGAAGCTGTAGAGCAACAGAAGTAATTAAGATTCAATCAAAGGGTTCGGTTATTGAGCATGTGCCAGGCATTGCCCAGACTTCACCAGAAAGGAATTTAATTGGAATGGAAAATATGCCAAACGCAAGAAGGGAATGGCTTCCTAAACTTCATGAAAGCTTTAAAGTCATCAAAACTGAAAATATTCCCACATGTCGAGGAAATAACCAAAACCAAGACATCATTGGTATAAATGATGGTGCATACATTCCTTTTGATTCTAAAGACAAATTGTATGTTGGACCAATAAAGATGGACTGCAATATTGGAAAAGTTATTAAAGAGACTGGTCTACAATTTCAACATTCATCAGAGCATTCTCTCATTAATTCCCAGCTCAGTATTCAGCAGCAGTTATATGGCAAGCTTCCTAAACTTTCTTTCAGTAGCACAGGATTTAGTCATATCACCAACACGTCTGTTTCAGAACTCTCTATGAGTAACTTTCCAGCATCTCTTGCTGGAAGCGtaatgtcactgagtcaaaagGCGAACTTCGGGAATCacaattcttcagttccttctcaGACATTTGCTGAAAGCAGTGGTGTCAatgaaatgacttttaaatgttcatGCAGACTAAAGGCCATGATCATGTGCAAAGGGTGTGGAGCATTTTGCCATGATGATTGTATAGGCCCATCTAAGCTTTGTGTATCATGTCTTGTGGTGAGATAGTGAAGAACTGTTGTGAAGAAATGACTAATCTGGATCCCTATGATGTGGATTATTATAGCATGGTGAAAGTGCAACATTTATGTATCAAAATTGTGTATCATTGTGTATAATTTTGCCTTTTTTTTTAGTCCAGTCTGGCCACTGTACATAAATGGAAAGGCAGATAAACTGCATGCAAAAACGTTAGGAAGTGTATCTTAGCAGTTCCTAATGAACCATTTTTGGACTGCAAATCATGAGGGACCTATCTGTTGGAATTCCTATTAGAATTTTTTTGCTAATGTTAATGTCTTTTCTTACCAGAGATGTGTAAAGATGAAGTTGTTGATTCCACAATAATGGTCTATGCACTGATTTAGTTTGTAAAACTGAAAGCAACATGTTAATACTGTAAAACTGACCACATGATTAAGCATGTTGAGTTTTTGCTATTTGTTCATGACCTAATACAAAGCAGTGTTCAGTTATTTTTTTCAATGTTAAAATGCTTATAGTCTCCGACATTGGTATGCTTTGCATGTTGGTGATGTTGCTCTTCAGAAAGGTTGAAATGGAGAGTGCAGTATTTGATGCTTCCAGTGCGTTACTGACACCGGCATCTTTACACTTTGTTTTGTTTAGCTTGCTTCCCCCTTATTTGGAAGTGGTAGAATATAACCTATGAACACAGTGTTAGCAAAGATGCAAGCTTATTAGGTGGCCTTATAGAAGTGGTTTGTTGTTTTCCATTTATAATTGCGAAGAACAATGGGGCAGAAGTCTTACTTCATTGTTTGACCTGAATCTCATTCCCTGTTTACCAAAGACATTCTGCAAATATAAATTTATTTAGAAGTGGCTTTACAAACTCATTCTCAGGGTACATTAATCTCCAGCCatcaaatctttctcctttctattTGTCTATGTTCATGCTGTTGTGTTGACTGAGTATATGCTTGGGATTTATTAGTCTCTAATGCGTGGGTGactttctgtctgtgtttgctgTATTTTTATTTACATCTTTACACAGTATTGAATTGTGTAGTAAATTGAATAAAATACATTAATTATATTGTGATGTGGTACATTGTTCATATAAATCTGCTAAGCTCTTTGATCTTTGCATTCTCCAAATTTTATCTGTTTGAAGTATTAAAAGAAATTTTGTTTCGCTGGACAGGTTATAGTCTCTCATCTGTACTAACATGTGACAAAGCCACTTGTGTTTTGACTGGGTTTTTGAGGTTGCATATTGGAGTGAAAGAAGTGAGTTTTCAATGATTTTAAATTATACTGCTTTTAGTTAGTTTTTTGAGAATGACTCCCACCCACAATTTAGGCACATTTTATGTTTTTAAATTTTATGTTAAGTAAATTTCCAGCGAAATGTCAACAACATTATTAAAATTGGGTAAACTGCAGTAAGTTATTGTTTAATATGTAAACTAACATCAATAATTAGCTAATCTTATTGTGTGATTATCAGCATAGATGAAGGCTGTGGAGTTTACAGAAGATTATTGGCACAATTTTTGTCAAATCAAGCTAGTAATTTAATATTGAAAATATACATTTCATAAATAATTATAAGAGTGTGAATACAGGATCAGTCTAAAGTTGAGTACTAGTGATTTTCATAATAGGTGAttcctataatttcctgtcttcagAATAATTCATTCTCTGTTCTGTTTGCTTCAAAAAATAAGAGCATTCTCTTTCTTCATCTTCAACTCCTTGGTCTCATTTGAAATTTTTGGGTTTGCCTTCTAGATAAGGGCAAATGTAAATGGTATCAAGGCTGAGGAATGATATGCATTTTCCTTTTTGGTTAACCTTAAAGTTGTTCATaaaaaattggaataaaagtggactattctgccctttgagccagctctgccaTCATAAGATTATAGCTGTTCTGTTTTTCAAATTCTACATTCCCATCTAGCCCCAGTAACCTTTCATTCCCTTGCCGAACAAGAATCTGTCTCTCCTTATCTTAAAAATACTTAATGACCCACCTCAGTTGCCTTCTGATGCAGTTTGCCAAACGCTGTGCtcagttttaaaaataattcCTCATCTCTGCCATAAAAGGATCAAGCCTGACTCTAAAATAGtgccatatagttttaaaatgacCCACGAGAGGAAACATCCTTGCCATGTTcacttgtcaagaccattcaggatatTGTACGTCAGTCAAGTCACCCATCGTTCTTTTTCTAAATTAGTAGACTCCAAGCTAGCCTCCTGAAACCACGTGTTAATTTAACTGTCTTCTGGGCAAAAATTACTTTAGTATGCTTTCAAAAGCAATGAAGATGAATTTGGAGtcaaacagtatggaaacaaacccttcagtccaaccagtctgtgccgaacataatcccaaactaaactagtcccacctgcctgctcctgacccatatacctccaaaccacTTATcaaaacatcttttaaatgttataattgtacccacgtcccccccacttcctcagaaattcattccacaccTGAACTACCATCTGTGTAAAAAGAACAAAATATTGTTCCtaaagtctttttttaaaatctcttttccctcaccttaaaaatgtgccttaGCCTTGAAGCccccaatcctgggaaaaagacaactaccattaactctacctATACCCCTCATTCTACAAGGTGGCCTCTCAACCTGCTACGCTGCAGTGGAAAAATATCCCAACCTATTCaggctttctttataactcaagtcTTCCATAtgtggcaacatcctggtaaatcttttctgaatcctctccagattaataacatccttcctataactgggtgaccagaactgggcatGGTATTCTTCAAGAAGcatcagcaatgtcctgtacaacatgatcatgacttcccaactccgatactaaAGGAGttagcaatgaaggcaaatgcctttttcactactgTCTTTAGGTGatcaaacttcaaacaattatgtacctgaacccctaggtccctctgttctacaacagtaCCCAAAGTTGCATCATTATTTGTATATTAATAAACCCTACAtcatttgttgtaccaaaatgcaatacctctagtttatccagattgaactccatctgccatttttcagcccattgacccatctgatcaagatccgttTATGTTGATGCTAACTTGTATGCATTTTCTAGTTGTGCTGCGGATAAGCTGTCTCTAATGCCATTATGTAAATTATTTTATATATAGATGTTAATTTTATAATGTTTCCAAATTTAAATGATTGAACATGATATATATCTTTAAATCCTCTATCTTTTACGATCTGGCTCTTCCTGATCTCTGTAATCTCATTCACTGTTATTTTACATAGTTCTGATATACATTGCTTCTACCATCAGTACCTATCCTTCAACCACCATAGCTATATTGTCTGGAGCAACTGCCTTCTGCATTACTATGCCTCTTCCTATTTTAAAACACTGCCTTCAATCCTATCTGATGGTTATTGGTCATCTCTTCAAACTAATGCTGTTGCTCAGCATCTACTTTTCTCTGAAGTGCTTAGATATATGTTATATCTTTTTCAGATTCTTATTTGAGGGTCTTAGAAGGTTAAAAGAATTTACTTTTTGAACTTCTGGTTTATAACTTTGCCACTATTTCTTATTAaaccatagagttatacagcacagaaacagacccttcagtccaactcatctacactgaccagatagcctaaaccgatctagtcccatttgccagcatttgccatccctctaaaccctacctGTTCATGTAccattccagatgccttttagttGTAGccgcttccaccacatcctctggcagcttattccatgcatTCATTATCTCTGCATCAAAAGTTGCCCCTCCGGTCccttttttaaatcttccccctctcaccttaaacctatgccctctaattttggactcccctatcccgtGTTCAGTGATAATGCTGAAAATGAGAAATCTAGTTTTGTTTCTTCATAAAGTCTGTTATGTAGTTCTTTGTGTATCATGGATTTATAAATCAAAATCTGTGTTTAGACCTGTGCTTGCTTTTGTACGTTACTTGAACAGAGACATGACTGAACTGATCTTAAAGCTGCAAATTCCACAAACTTCACTGAagtttcgattagattagattacttacagtgtggaaacaggcccttcggcccaacaagtccacaccgccccgccgaagcgcaacccacccatacccctacatctaccccttacctaacactacgggcaatttagcatggccaattcacctgacctgcacatctttggactgtgggaggaaaccggagcacccggaggaaacccacgcagacacggggagaatgtgcaaactccacacagtcagtcgcctgaggcaggaattgaacccaggtctctggcgctgtgaggcagcagtgctaaccactgtgccaccatgccgcccaaagtTGTTGAGCTAAACTACTAAAATAAGGCTTGTTTTTACCATTGTTGATGGATTGAGGATATTAATTAGTTGGAGTTGAATGGCAGTTCTGAAAATAAAGATAAAAGTACAAGGGGACCTGATCATATTTAAGCGAGTTCTAGTGAGCTAGATTACATCCGATGTCTTTCTTTTCAGTAATAGCTAATTAACAGAAACCAGATGAATTAGAAAATAAACCAATCAGATTTGGCACTAGCATTTCTAATGACAAGAGTGTGAAAATCTTGCACAGCTGCTCTTACTGTAGTATATATAGGGTTTTCTTTCAAAATAAGTTTAACTATAAGCATTTTTACATTCAAGATTCTGTATAGTACGAGAGATGCATTCTTCTGATTCTTCCAAAGAAAAGGTTGACCAGTACATTTAACAATCAACATATGCAGTTATTTCTCAATCTTGCATTTCTGGTTCAACAATTAATGTATTTTGCTGGGCATTTAATTTTGGTACTCCACATTATTGATAAAATGGTAAGAGAAAAGCAGAATGTAGAAGTCTACTTTGATTAAGTGTTTCACTTGATTAATTAACAGATATTTTGAGTAAATTGTCTCAAAGAAGAATGTTTACTGGTATTGTGCTGATGTGTCTAAAATATTTTAGATGATAATTGGTGCATATCACTAAAACAGACTTGTTGTAGCCACATCTGTGCTTAGTCAGTGATTTCAGTTGTCAACCCTACTGTAAAACAACATCCATTCCTTCCTTGCAtaacaaaaaaaacaaaattagtaTATTTCAGTTAACTTAGACCTGAATTTAAGTTTAGAAACCTGCGCAAATCtatatttttattcatttctgagctgtgacaatgctgtcagcAGTAATTGTCTATCTCTAACTGCATCTTAGAAagttgtggtgagctgccttctgaatTGTTTCTTTCATTGTGTTGGCTCAGTCGCGATTCTGTTAGGCAGGGAGTTCCATGATTTTGAACCAGCAATAATGAGGGAACAGCGgttagatttccaagtcaggctaaTGAGTGACTTGAACAGGAACTGGCAAGCAGTGGTGCTCCCATGAATCTGGTGCCTTTGTTCTTCAATTTGCTGATGGTAGCAGTTTTAGAAGCCGTTTTCCAAGAAGGCATAGCTGTTTCTGCAGTATATCTTGGTGCCATTATACACCATTGGTGGAGGGAATCACTATTTAAGATGGTGCTTTGGGATGCCATTGAAGCAGGCTGTTTTGTTCTGTATTTTCAAGCTTTTAGTGTTGTTGAAGTTGTACTCATTCAAGTGTGGGGGGCAATATGATTACACTCCTGACCACTGCATAAGGGGAGTCTGGAGATGAATTAGCATGGTAGAATATCCCAACTTCTGACCTGTTTAACCTAGTTTTTATGTGGTTGACCTGTCTTTTGAGGAAGAATTCCAAACTGCCTCATCTGTgctggtcaaaatcttggaaccgCCTCCCTAATCGCATTGAGTGTCTTGACACCATATGTACTTcagtggttcaacaaggcagctcatcaGTACAGAGTGAAGGGTGGCTAGACATTCAacacaggattagtggtgctggaagagcacagcagttcaggcagcatccaacgagcagcgaaatcgacgtttcgggcaaaagcccttcacagcCCACATCTCCTGAATTAAAATGAGCAATACCTTACTTTTAAATGGTGACCCATAGCTCTGGATTCTCCAATGGGAGGAAAcctcctctctccacacacactttGAACCCTTCTCTTCCTCCACCACACATTAGATTTTTGTTTTAATGAAGTCATATTTTCATTCTGCTAAATTTTAGTAGATACAAGCGTAGTCTGTCTAACCTTTCTTAATGAGACCACCTTTCAATTCTAGATATCATTCTCGTAAGCCTTTTTTGAACCACTTCTTCTGCATTTACTCAATTCCCTAAATAATGAAACCAGTAATTTGCAGTGTTCTAGATATGATACTAACAATGCCCTGTACTGTGGAAGCATAACCACCTATTTTGTATTAAATTCATAACCATAATGTAGAGTCATTTGTGACAATGCTATAGCTTTAAGAggacaagaacaaagaaaattacagcacaggttcaggccgtttggccctccaagcctgcgccaatatAGATCCTCTATCTTAACCAGTCACctgttttctaaggatctgtatccctctgctccctgcccatttatgtatctgtctagatacatcttaaatgacgttaTCGTGCCTTCCgctggcaatgagttccagacacccaccaccctctcagtaaagaactttccatgcatatctcccttaagcTTTTCCCCTTTTACCTtcaactcgtgacccctagtaattgagtttcCCCACTCTTGGGGGGGAGCAGGGGGAAACGTTTCTTGCTATCCgccctgtctatacccctcatgattttgtagacctcaatcaggttcccccctcaacctctcttcatagctagcaccctccatatcaggcaacatcctggtgaatctcctctgcaccctctccaaagcatccacatccttctgataatgtggtgaccagaactgtatgcagtacttcAAAAGAGGGatgttttgtcctggtttcttttatagagagagagagagcgagagattaGGGGACAGATGGTGAGCAATTtgagaagataaacaacttgTGGAGCCTTGGGTGTTCTTTTttgaagttggaacaatagaagtagCCTGAGTAGGTGTGGTCAAGCTCCCACCCACAGAACCAGGCACTTTCGGTTTTTTGGTTTTCTCAGCAACAGTTGTCATTGAGGTTTTGATGAAGCGGACGTTATTTATCCCCCTCTCAATTAAAGACAAAAGATGGGGGTTCTCTTTCTGGGCTGCTGGATTGCATGAGAGACAAAATCTGTTttatgaatttgcctttttgtcaaggatgtgtttatgggatgttactatattgaacagttaattaataatagttattgtatctattattctgttaagttttccaatcatTTAAGTTATTCCagggttttttttcttttgtattttaactagagtgtttgtttgaataaattgtgttttgcttaacattgagtagTTTGGCAAGTTGAGTTGCATGTAGAACACAGCATCTGAcatttagttttaaaataaaattagggcgttgttcttaatatattttgagggggtctcgTCCACAACATAtgcaaacacagaaacagaccctttggtccaactcatccatgccaaccaggtttcctaaactcagctagttccatttgcctgcatttggctcatattcctccaaAACTTaactattcatgtacttgtccaaatgtcttttaaatgtaactgtatctacatcttccacttcctctggcagttcattccatttatGCACCACCCTGCGTatggaaaaggttgcccctcatgtcccttttaaatctttcccctctcacctaaacttttgtcctccagttttgaactcccctacccttttactgttcactttatctatgcccctcatgatcttataaacctacactccaggggaaaaacttccagcctctccttataactcaaaccttccagtcccatTAGCATTCTTGTTAGTATTTTCTGCAACCTTTCCGATTTAATAAacatcctatagcagggcaaccaaaaCTTTATGCAGTACttcagaagtggcctcaccaaggccctgtacagctgaaacatgatatcccaactccgaCACTAAGTGCTCTgaaaaggcaagcatgccaaatgccgcctttaccaccctgtctacctgtgacgccacTTCCAATGAATTAGGTATCTGAACCCTTgagtctctctgtttgacaacacttcccagggccctaccattaactatgtaagtcctaccctggtttgttttaccaaaatgcaacaccttgcatttatctctttggcccattggcccagccgCTTAAGGTCCTGTTGTACATTTAGATAAATGTCTTCACTGTATACTTTACCACCAATTCTGGTTtcgtccacaaacttactaaccatgcttcctatgTTCTCATGCAAATAATTTTTGTAAATGTCAAACAACAGTGGAGCCAGACCAATCCCTgaggaacactgctggtcacaggcttccagtctgaaaacaaccctctaccaccaccctttaTCTCATACGCAGACAACCTTTTATCCAATTGGTTCGTTCTCCCTCGATCCAGAAAGATTCAACCTTCGTCAACaacctaccatgcagaaccttgtcaaaagtcttGCTAAATCCATGTAATCAACATCTACCACTGCACTTatctatctttttggtcacattctcaaaaaaatcaaattagtgaCACACTATTTCCCATGCATGATAATTCCTAATCAaatgttaaaaattacacaacaccaggtttttaaccttgtccaccctagtccaacactgacatctccacaaCATTATCCCTAATTAGTTCTTACTCCTCCAAATGGATGTAGatcttgtctctcagaatccccccTCTAAGAGTTTAGCCACTACTCATCTCAAACTCACCAGTCAATAGTTTCCTGAATTTTCTTTGCAGCCTTCCTTACATAAAGGCATAATGTTACCACCCTCCAGTCTTTGGGCACCTCACCCCCGTGGGTgtagatgatataaatatctctgttaggggaTCCACAATTTCTTCCTAGCTCCTCACAATGTCCAAGTATACacttgatcagatcctggggatttatctacctttatgcatgtTATATCCTCCAATACATCGTTTTCTGCAATGTGGactgttttcaagatgtcactgtttatttccccagCTTCCATGTCTGTCGTCACATAAATGCAACGTGAAATGTTTGTTTAGTATCTTGTCCATCTCTGGTTTTACCAACATGGTAAAGATGTTGATCTTTAAAGGACCTTATTCTCTTCCTAGCTGCTGTTTTGCTCTTACTTGCAGAATCCCTTTGAATTCTTCTTAA harbors:
- the LOC140463084 gene encoding polycomb group protein ASXL1-like isoform X4; translated protein: MKRNRGEEIDVETPGSILVNTNLRALINSRTFTSLPLHFQQQLLFLLPEVDRQVGTDGIMRLSSSALNNEFFTSAAQGWKERLAEGEFTPEMQLRLRQEMEKEKRVELWKENFFEDYYGQKLGLTKEESEQQTSVQVGIENEASSPVLAGPSKQQSPVKKQDERLRKCTRSSKVDLKCRVKRSLIKETKAELPEPSEKTDSCMVSFQDTRSQKQHNHEAKVFQAVGCADEDQLSLSNNEARPGQLEENLPSKSALNSKPILLTERPAGIQSQEHSKSDGCSELTDVQPAGITKDQITCLTIRSAVLKSELEHNSSESKDQKRKSSEHGASTSGPEKKPRLEDHQSFRTTIDSFRTEKEHPTKEEPKVPPIRIQLSRIKPPWVVKGQPTYQICPRIITTVGTVSRERTGARTLADIKARAQQARAQREAAAAAAASVTVEAGGRGSGSNGPRGTDSLGQNNGKARALEQTTTKHQYRAQLFQTCSTDEPEKNSDGENSVKQGIIIEECVESDLIDITPGKLETDDIQQTDLGGDANYTIINSKSPDLVVDVQDCNQVTVCQLSDIVVSDGQTDSDETEILQEDQPPEALNLSADRDNICNESSEKLKCEAAIVTFPEADNPLHLPCDQIQKSVKDKTICIDESLQNYGFSRPIVAETKNTVVLNTMDIPVVGVKTAESDSLPSNEMETKANTTDVLSTQLSGEFPETDLCEQEVNRCTVKEIESPLIHKVTCSPTLQSHDENDSDCAEVNVSNQQEISKLLEASNVSHIAEKQMTSVIVSTCSNKEPSHSLTQKLSLESEGLNCFASDDAECAPEHLMKHEQAVANGRHQSIESDVAVLEDVFGQLVSKRQQNSGSDLNMNGLYYKTEIGRQLSDEGCIQPTNERILKDDRTSVCSKSGVIVESSDVCKGTNDGDLPKHLQMLEDNQLQKDGRPNECQNEKAETLHNMHQTVSLLHPSVEKPKKVGNLNRPLSSVEVNNPLVTQLLQGSLPLEKVLPQSHSGTKLEITRLLIPPPLLSENPQVKQERNFSQLTVDVPQTTDIKSIISGVHSGIKLTDCHLHKILSGDFRDLSQKRLEQMKSTVLQSGKQYVQSQMVLDRDCASLGDGPVVQEQRNRTPDLSKPVEESEATTEKLTRASCNFEDSSKELMKVSPGNIHSPNVKNPIIRNMPETLKKISSSTVSGYYIPNTPTFCKSLEAQNTIFGSVIAKACSGIPGRQKVSHGYLHNTVVVQNDGSCRATEVIKIQSKGSVIEHVPGIAQTSPERNLIGMENMPNARREWLPKLHESFKVIKTENIPTCRGNNQNQDIIGINDGAYIPFDSKDKLYVGPIKMDCNIGKVIKETGLQFQHSSEHSLINSQLSIQQQLYGKLPKLSFSSTGFSHITNTSVSELSMSNFPASLAGSVMSLSQKANFGNHNSSVPSQTFAESSGVNEMTFKCSCRLKAMIMCKGCGAFCHDDCIGPSKLCVSCLVVR